The following proteins come from a genomic window of Paraburkholderia sprentiae WSM5005:
- a CDS encoding FAD-dependent oxidoreductase: MEADVMICGGGPCGLMLANELGRRGVSVFLADEKESTAFNPQANATQARTMEHYRRLGFADEIRAQGLPPDFPTDIAYFTRYAGHELARFRLPSAQEAILKARELKGPWSAAELPHRVSQKYVEAVLRRQAERLPGVTVRYGHRVADFKEDAEGVETTVVDRRGGTPFIVRSRYLVGADGPRSFVRERLGFRYTGETGIIRDFMGGRMFAVYLRCPDFYQRIPHASAWMNVTFNRDRRAFMAAVDGKGEFAFHTQLRAHEKEETFTDADARALFIAAAGIDLDVEVLSKGGWTAGHSLVAEHFQRGRIFLGGDAVHLFTPTGGLGYNTAVEDAVNLGWKLASVLKGKAGVGLLDTYELERRPLAIRNTSYARAFADSLGLFAPVAEIEEDGPRGDAARVEAGKYLGEHGRAEFNIPGVTFGDRYDGSPAIVADGSCPPADAPNAYTPTAYPGGRPPHAWLEDGSSLFDAFGFDWTLLVLGPIAEDATPFASAMNRFNVDLRVVRISGPEISALYEAPLVLIRPDQIVAWRGSTASEANRIVNRVLGHRDEAREGELTVLPSEMRDSGVRQ, from the coding sequence ATGGAAGCCGATGTGATGATCTGCGGTGGCGGCCCGTGCGGCCTCATGCTGGCCAATGAACTTGGGCGCCGTGGCGTCTCCGTGTTTCTAGCGGATGAAAAGGAGAGCACTGCATTCAATCCCCAGGCAAACGCCACTCAGGCCCGGACCATGGAGCACTACAGACGGCTGGGCTTTGCGGACGAAATCCGCGCCCAGGGCTTGCCTCCGGACTTTCCCACGGACATCGCCTACTTCACCCGCTATGCGGGGCACGAACTCGCGCGTTTCAGGCTGCCGTCCGCCCAGGAGGCCATACTCAAGGCTCGGGAGCTCAAGGGCCCGTGGAGTGCGGCCGAGTTACCGCATCGGGTTTCGCAGAAGTACGTGGAGGCGGTGCTCCGGCGTCAGGCCGAACGGCTGCCGGGCGTGACTGTTCGCTACGGACACCGGGTGGCCGATTTCAAAGAGGATGCCGAGGGAGTAGAAACCACGGTTGTGGATCGACGCGGCGGTACACCTTTTATCGTCCGCAGCCGGTATCTGGTTGGCGCGGACGGGCCGAGGAGCTTCGTGCGCGAGCGGCTGGGGTTCCGCTATACGGGCGAAACAGGCATCATCCGTGACTTCATGGGTGGCCGCATGTTTGCCGTCTACCTGCGTTGCCCCGATTTTTACCAGCGCATCCCGCATGCTTCTGCGTGGATGAATGTAACGTTTAATCGTGACCGCCGGGCATTCATGGCGGCTGTGGACGGGAAGGGTGAGTTTGCTTTCCACACGCAGTTGCGGGCACATGAGAAGGAAGAGACCTTCACCGACGCGGACGCGCGTGCGCTGTTTATAGCCGCGGCAGGCATCGATCTCGACGTCGAGGTCCTCTCCAAGGGGGGCTGGACAGCGGGGCACTCGCTGGTTGCCGAGCACTTTCAGCGGGGTCGCATCTTTCTGGGAGGCGATGCGGTGCATCTGTTCACGCCGACTGGTGGGCTCGGATACAACACGGCGGTGGAGGACGCCGTCAATCTCGGCTGGAAGCTCGCCTCGGTGTTAAAGGGGAAGGCCGGCGTCGGCCTGCTCGACACGTATGAACTCGAGCGTCGGCCTCTTGCCATCAGAAACACTAGTTATGCCCGTGCGTTCGCCGATTCCCTGGGCTTATTCGCTCCGGTAGCGGAAATCGAGGAGGACGGGCCACGTGGTGACGCCGCGCGGGTCGAGGCCGGAAAGTATCTGGGTGAACATGGGCGCGCCGAGTTCAATATTCCCGGTGTTACGTTTGGCGACCGCTACGATGGCTCGCCGGCCATCGTAGCGGACGGCTCATGCCCACCCGCCGACGCTCCGAATGCTTACACCCCTACTGCCTATCCGGGTGGACGGCCACCTCATGCGTGGCTTGAAGATGGATCGTCGCTTTTTGACGCCTTTGGATTTGATTGGACGCTTCTGGTGTTGGGTCCGATCGCTGAGGATGCAACGCCGTTCGCGTCGGCGATGAATCGGTTCAATGTCGACCTCCGGGTCGTACGGATATCCGGTCCCGAAATATCTGCGCTTTACGAAGCACCGCTTGTTCTCATCCGTCCGGACCAGATCGTTGCATGGCGTGGAAGTACAGCGTCGGAAGCTAACCGTATCGTGAACCGGGTACTGGGCCACCGCGACGAAGCGCGTGAAGGTGAGCTCACGGTTTTACCTAGTGAGATGCGTGATTCGGGAGTTCGTCAATGA
- a CDS encoding cupin domain-containing protein, which produces MRYVRPFLIDGLSAGPASEWLLGPEDGVGCTVRLHRGGVSRAVYSRDDVEQFALLLAGSAFLHAHGESQNLSIGELAFIPAGISGSVSGDGGAVWAEIETVVPSGFSRAAMPASSARVIPIDQSRFEGGGFAYQSLIDRKQGAQTMRMNVLQVQPGAGSPDFHIHAFTQIYLIQEGEMTLDIGKQRVAAPVNSLVFLPAGVVHRNFNAGNTIERHVSLLVPEPDDGQIFDFAVTIHDREAELLQQLPN; this is translated from the coding sequence ATGCGCTACGTAAGACCCTTTCTGATCGATGGGCTGTCGGCTGGCCCTGCGAGCGAATGGCTTCTCGGCCCGGAAGACGGCGTCGGTTGCACTGTGCGGCTGCACCGAGGCGGGGTGTCGAGGGCAGTGTATTCCCGCGACGATGTCGAGCAGTTCGCCCTTCTGCTTGCCGGTTCTGCATTTCTGCATGCTCACGGCGAATCTCAAAATTTGAGCATCGGCGAACTTGCCTTCATCCCGGCGGGTATCTCGGGCTCGGTCAGCGGAGACGGAGGGGCAGTTTGGGCAGAGATCGAAACTGTGGTGCCGTCTGGCTTCTCCCGCGCCGCGATGCCGGCGTCCTCCGCACGAGTGATCCCCATTGATCAGTCCCGCTTCGAAGGCGGGGGCTTCGCCTACCAGAGCCTCATCGACCGTAAACAGGGCGCGCAGACAATGCGGATGAATGTGCTGCAGGTGCAACCCGGAGCGGGTAGCCCCGACTTTCATATCCATGCGTTTACGCAGATCTACCTGATTCAGGAAGGTGAAATGACATTGGACATCGGCAAGCAACGTGTTGCCGCCCCAGTCAACTCCCTCGTCTTCCTGCCGGCCGGCGTCGTCCACCGAAACTTCAACGCTGGCAACACTATCGAGCGCCACGTCAGCCTTCTCGTGCCCGAGCCCGACGACGGTCAGATCTTCGACTTCGCTGTCACCATCCATGATCGCGAAGCTGAGTTACTTCAGCAACTACCCAACTAA
- a CDS encoding 2-keto-4-pentenoate hydratase, which produces MSTTFDKLVSHIDQPGIDSDPEQDIIKLKPDITHEEALAVQLAVKRRRVAAGDRIIGHQASFTSAGIRKMFPDAPRPMIGTLLSSLARADGDEVALDCDAAFIESELAVVLASDLEGPELTHTEVLRAIDGFLPAIEVAPLRPGVLEQRYSFAHMIAVQKAAGGYIVFGSRITSARGIDARLEACLVSIDGEARAAAAGFEAMGSPLQVISAMAAGLHKIGEKLHAGQILMTGSLAPPQRITPQNRFAQLDFATLGSVSVRLREPVAGDD; this is translated from the coding sequence ATGAGTACGACGTTCGACAAACTTGTGTCGCACATTGATCAGCCCGGTATCGACAGTGATCCCGAGCAAGACATTATCAAACTGAAGCCTGATATTACCCATGAGGAGGCGCTGGCTGTGCAGCTGGCTGTAAAGCGCCGTCGTGTGGCAGCGGGTGATCGCATCATCGGTCATCAGGCGTCGTTCACGTCTGCTGGCATTCGAAAGATGTTCCCGGATGCTCCTCGTCCGATGATCGGCACGTTGCTTTCGTCGCTCGCTCGCGCGGACGGCGACGAAGTCGCACTCGACTGCGACGCTGCTTTTATCGAAAGCGAATTGGCGGTGGTGCTGGCGAGCGACCTGGAGGGCCCTGAGCTTACGCACACTGAAGTGCTGCGAGCGATCGATGGCTTTCTTCCTGCGATTGAGGTGGCACCGCTGCGTCCCGGCGTGCTTGAGCAGCGCTACAGCTTCGCCCACATGATTGCCGTGCAGAAGGCCGCTGGAGGCTACATTGTCTTCGGTTCCCGGATTACATCCGCGCGCGGAATCGACGCGCGACTGGAGGCCTGTCTGGTGAGCATTGACGGCGAGGCCCGTGCCGCGGCCGCTGGCTTTGAGGCCATGGGCAGCCCGCTTCAAGTGATCTCGGCGATGGCCGCCGGCCTGCACAAGATTGGCGAGAAGTTGCACGCCGGTCAGATTCTCATGACCGGCAGCCTGGCGCCGCCTCAGCGCATCACACCACAGAACCGCTTCGCACAACTCGACTTCGCTACGTTGGGCAGCGTAAGCGTGCGCCTGCGCGAACCAGTAGCCGGCGACGACTGA
- a CDS encoding DUF3500 domain-containing protein produces MSTADFSQYVDPAKVPRLSKSDARMSLTDYPPFLDRLLGVWGPLSTQEFHGLTTDGHRIEGLFSTEPDGAPVEAAAKAAAHWLAALDSSIRDKVSFSLDSDLWRHWQNTPLILRDSQVELLELPMPQRELALEIVQASLSSSGHQRVRDVMSNNLFLGRLIDLTELLNEWSFTMSIFGTPSVEQPWGWQLFGHHLALNCIFVGRRMVLSPVFIGLEPDHGHGEESRRLFRPHEERALRLMRSLGDAERSRAALYGSMLTSEQQPGRYHPDDGRQVGGAFQDNRIVPHEGVPVGSLGLRARRNLLSLAELFVENLPGGPAEARMREIERYLEQTHFAWIGPVDEVSPFYFRIHSPVVLFEFDHHSGIFLANEEPARFHVHTIVRSPNGGDYGKDLLQQHYSSSAHDRAVPGRQAGHDHAHDDHRRHGAHSHDGGKTFHRHD; encoded by the coding sequence ATGAGCACGGCTGATTTTTCACAATACGTCGACCCCGCGAAGGTGCCGCGGCTATCAAAAAGCGACGCCAGAATGAGCCTGACCGATTACCCGCCTTTCCTTGATCGGCTGCTTGGGGTCTGGGGACCATTGTCCACCCAGGAGTTTCATGGGCTGACCACTGACGGACATCGAATAGAGGGCCTCTTTTCCACTGAGCCCGATGGCGCACCGGTGGAAGCTGCCGCCAAGGCGGCAGCTCACTGGCTGGCAGCGCTCGATTCCAGCATCCGAGACAAGGTGTCATTTTCCCTCGATTCGGATCTGTGGCGGCATTGGCAGAACACACCGCTCATCCTGCGCGATTCGCAGGTCGAGTTGTTGGAGCTGCCGATGCCGCAGCGGGAGCTCGCACTGGAAATCGTGCAGGCCTCGTTGTCGTCGAGCGGCCATCAGCGCGTGCGCGATGTCATGTCTAACAATCTGTTCCTCGGCCGACTGATCGATTTGACAGAGCTCCTCAACGAGTGGTCGTTCACGATGTCGATCTTTGGCACGCCGTCGGTAGAGCAGCCGTGGGGATGGCAGCTGTTCGGACATCATCTGGCGCTGAACTGCATCTTCGTGGGTCGAAGGATGGTGCTTTCACCGGTGTTCATTGGACTTGAACCCGACCACGGGCATGGCGAGGAAAGCCGGAGGCTGTTCAGACCGCATGAGGAGCGCGCACTGCGCCTGATGCGCTCGCTAGGTGACGCCGAACGGTCGCGTGCGGCGCTGTACGGCTCCATGCTTACTTCAGAGCAGCAGCCCGGACGTTACCACCCTGACGATGGCCGGCAAGTCGGTGGTGCGTTCCAGGACAACCGGATCGTTCCGCATGAAGGGGTGCCTGTAGGTAGTCTGGGCCTGAGAGCCCGACGCAACCTACTATCGCTGGCGGAGCTGTTTGTCGAAAATCTCCCCGGCGGACCAGCAGAGGCGCGAATGCGCGAGATTGAACGCTATCTCGAACAGACACACTTCGCATGGATTGGCCCGGTCGATGAGGTTAGCCCGTTTTACTTCCGCATCCATAGCCCCGTTGTGTTGTTCGAATTTGATCACCACAGCGGCATCTTTCTGGCCAACGAAGAGCCGGCGCGGTTCCATGTTCACACCATCGTGCGCTCGCCGAACGGCGGTGACTATGGTAAAGACCTGCTGCAGCAACATTACTCGTCCAGCGCCCACGATCGCGCTGTGCCCGGGCGTCAAGCAGGCCATGATCACGCACACGACGACCACCGGAGGCACGGTGCTCACAGCCACGACGGAGGAAAGACTTTTCACCGACATGATTAG
- a CDS encoding dioxygenase family protein, with protein MPEFFKESSSVEAVNSRIAPDTNPRFKEVMTSLVAHLHAFVKDVHLTQQEWEVAIDFLTRTGQICSEERQEFILLSDTLGVSMLVDAINNRRPGGATENTVMGPFHVVGAPEREMGAHISFDGKGERCLFVGRVIDLHGNPVAGARLDVWSDNSEGFYDVQQPDIQPRWNNRGIFTTGEDGQYNFVGIKPVSYPIPHDGPVGKMLAALGRGPYRPAHMHFMVTAEGFQKLVTHTFVGDDAYITCDAVFGVKQTLVAPFERINGVETIWRSSFDFVLTPIDVSP; from the coding sequence ATGCCCGAATTTTTTAAAGAAAGCAGTTCTGTTGAAGCCGTCAATTCCCGCATCGCGCCGGATACCAATCCCCGCTTCAAGGAGGTGATGACTTCGCTAGTGGCCCACCTTCATGCCTTCGTGAAAGATGTTCATCTCACGCAACAGGAATGGGAGGTCGCGATCGACTTCCTGACCCGGACCGGGCAGATCTGTAGCGAAGAGCGGCAGGAGTTCATCCTGTTGAGCGACACGCTGGGTGTGTCGATGCTGGTCGACGCGATCAATAACCGCCGCCCTGGTGGCGCGACCGAAAACACGGTGATGGGGCCATTCCATGTCGTGGGTGCGCCTGAGCGTGAAATGGGGGCGCATATATCGTTCGATGGAAAAGGCGAGCGTTGTCTTTTCGTGGGGCGTGTAATCGATCTGCACGGCAATCCTGTCGCCGGTGCCCGCCTCGACGTGTGGTCCGATAACTCGGAAGGATTCTACGACGTGCAGCAGCCGGATATTCAGCCCAGGTGGAATAACCGCGGCATCTTCACGACCGGCGAGGATGGGCAATATAACTTCGTCGGCATCAAGCCCGTTTCATACCCGATCCCGCATGACGGACCTGTCGGGAAAATGCTCGCTGCACTCGGGCGTGGCCCGTACCGTCCTGCACATATGCACTTTATGGTGACTGCGGAGGGCTTCCAGAAGCTGGTCACCCACACGTTCGTCGGCGACGACGCATACATCACTTGCGATGCGGTATTTGGTGTCAAGCAAACGCTGGTAGCACCCTTCGAGCGCATTAACGGCGTCGAGACGATCTGGCGTTCATCATTTGATTTCGTGCTTACACCGATTGATGTCTCCCCGTGA
- a CDS encoding MarR family winged helix-turn-helix transcriptional regulator, with the protein MGDFQPIIHLKTATNMAVTPDTTSDRKKMTERRAVHDDVARPGASGAWRTSNIGRLLNEAVHRFEASVLEKMAIAGHDECTLSHISVTRNLDLEGTRAVELARRAAMTKQSLGELITQLETLGIVKREPDPTDGRAKVVLFTERGRNWLEQFHTALEQTEAEMESELGPALYKAIKRGLRKYSDRTD; encoded by the coding sequence ATGGGCGATTTTCAGCCAATCATTCATTTGAAAACAGCAACTAACATGGCCGTGACACCCGACACAACCAGCGACCGGAAGAAAATGACAGAACGGCGTGCAGTCCACGATGACGTGGCGCGTCCTGGAGCGAGCGGTGCATGGCGGACGTCAAATATAGGAAGGCTGCTGAACGAGGCAGTTCACCGGTTTGAGGCGAGCGTACTGGAGAAGATGGCTATCGCGGGCCACGACGAATGTACGCTCAGCCATATCAGTGTCACCCGAAACCTCGATCTTGAGGGAACCCGGGCGGTTGAGCTTGCGCGTCGGGCGGCGATGACAAAGCAGTCACTTGGAGAACTCATCACGCAGCTTGAAACTCTCGGAATCGTGAAGCGGGAACCGGACCCCACCGACGGACGTGCCAAGGTTGTGCTGTTCACTGAACGAGGCCGGAACTGGCTCGAACAATTCCACACCGCGCTGGAACAGACCGAGGCAGAAATGGAAAGCGAACTCGGCCCTGCGCTCTACAAAGCCATAAAGCGTGGGCTTCGAAAATATTCCGATCGAACCGATTGA
- a CDS encoding Dabb family protein — MIKHIVMWNVRGESPAKKAEAANLVKSAFEDLNGKISGMRKLEIGIDISRIDYACDVVLYSEFDSREALQAYATHPEHLRVRDEVAGVRTDRYQVDYATSE; from the coding sequence GTGATAAAGCACATCGTGATGTGGAACGTTCGTGGCGAATCGCCTGCGAAAAAAGCCGAAGCGGCGAATCTTGTCAAGAGCGCGTTCGAAGATTTGAACGGGAAAATCTCCGGGATGCGCAAGCTCGAGATCGGAATCGACATCAGCCGTATCGACTACGCTTGCGACGTCGTACTTTATTCGGAGTTCGACAGTCGGGAAGCACTACAGGCTTATGCGACTCATCCTGAGCATCTGCGTGTACGGGACGAAGTTGCGGGTGTGCGCACCGACCGGTACCAGGTGGATTACGCGACAAGCGAGTGA
- a CDS encoding maleylacetate reductase — translation MTASFTYQINPGRILFGPGTLEAVADEIGGLGAKRALILSTPFQRADAQKLAGRIGSLAAGMFSEAATHTPVAVTLKAMEAFEASGADCLVALGGGSTIGLGKAIAWRNDAPQIVVATTYAGSEVTPILGQTENGIKTTVRDPKVLPEVVIYDATLTIDLPVAMSVTSGLNAMAHAVEGVYARDRNPVSSLMAVEGVRALRDALRVIVKRPDDLPARTDALYGAWLCGSVLGTVGMSLHHKLCHTLGGSFDLPHAETHAIVLPHSAAYNAPAAAAELQPLADLFSGSIGGGLHDFARSLGAPLALKDLGLKESQLDLAADLAVKNPYWNPRPIERTAVRSLLQRAWEGARPE, via the coding sequence ATGACTGCGAGCTTTACATACCAGATCAACCCGGGCCGCATTCTGTTTGGCCCGGGGACACTGGAAGCCGTTGCTGACGAGATCGGGGGACTGGGCGCGAAGCGCGCGCTGATCCTGTCCACGCCGTTCCAGCGCGCCGATGCGCAGAAACTGGCTGGGCGAATAGGGTCACTGGCGGCCGGCATGTTCAGCGAAGCCGCCACGCACACCCCGGTGGCCGTGACACTTAAAGCCATGGAGGCATTCGAGGCTTCGGGCGCGGATTGCCTGGTCGCGCTGGGCGGCGGCTCGACCATCGGCCTGGGCAAGGCCATCGCGTGGCGCAACGACGCACCGCAGATCGTCGTGGCTACAACATACGCGGGTTCCGAGGTGACTCCGATCCTGGGGCAGACCGAGAACGGGATCAAGACGACCGTCCGCGATCCGAAGGTCCTGCCCGAAGTCGTGATCTACGACGCGACGCTGACTATCGACCTACCCGTGGCGATGAGCGTGACCAGCGGTCTGAACGCGATGGCCCACGCGGTCGAGGGCGTATACGCACGCGACCGCAATCCGGTTTCGTCGCTGATGGCGGTGGAGGGCGTGCGCGCATTGCGCGATGCGCTGCGCGTCATCGTTAAGCGTCCGGACGATCTGCCAGCCCGAACCGATGCGCTTTATGGCGCCTGGTTGTGCGGCTCGGTGCTGGGGACCGTCGGCATGTCGTTGCATCACAAGCTTTGCCACACGCTGGGTGGAAGCTTTGACCTGCCTCACGCGGAAACCCACGCGATCGTGTTGCCGCATTCGGCAGCCTACAACGCACCGGCGGCCGCTGCGGAACTGCAGCCGCTGGCTGACCTGTTCAGCGGCTCGATCGGCGGCGGACTTCATGACTTTGCCAGGTCGCTTGGCGCCCCACTGGCCTTGAAAGATCTGGGTCTGAAGGAATCACAACTTGACCTTGCGGCCGATCTGGCGGTAAAGAACCCGTACTGGAATCCGCGTCCCATCGAGCGGACTGCTGTACGTTCGCTGCTGCAGCGCGCCTGGGAAGGCGCTCGGCCGGAATGA
- a CDS encoding Rieske 2Fe-2S domain-containing protein, with amino-acid sequence MGDERAVEIDTGTGYGIKQPAYRRELVEVEQGTPMGELMRRYWQPFALSEDLTDKPRRVRLLGENLIAFRDKQGRAGLVHERCAHRGTSLYFGRVEEDGIRCCYHGWKFDVRGRCLNQPAEVDGGRHRAKVCQPWYPVEERYGLAYAYMGPPEKKPVLPRWEHLENLADDEYVEVRWKPGYGPLNDQPYNPLNFNFLQAYENTLDAAHLPWLHFHHSGDQFTGAPLMRVDGDDAELPPYAHVKNLAGQIVSGRSVLGVKQGVPMPVPGQGLFLASNEAIVPNIAVVATLIDLLYFVPVDNTHYFNFLLFRSKKGQKRGEFDLVHMGKTWWELTEEERQSMPGDYEAQSSIGTLPAHNREHLAQSDVPLALLRRRLAEAVKDVQEGRDPPGVQFGADAPPLRIGAHGMIPYTPATEGTTF; translated from the coding sequence ATGGGCGACGAACGCGCAGTGGAGATTGATACTGGCACCGGCTACGGCATTAAGCAGCCCGCCTACCGGCGGGAGTTGGTTGAGGTGGAGCAGGGGACTCCGATGGGTGAGCTCATGCGGCGATACTGGCAGCCGTTTGCCCTTTCCGAGGATCTCACCGACAAGCCTCGCAGGGTGCGCTTGCTCGGGGAGAATTTGATCGCGTTTCGCGACAAGCAGGGGCGCGCAGGATTGGTCCATGAGCGTTGCGCCCACCGCGGCACCAGCCTCTATTTCGGTCGGGTTGAGGAAGACGGTATCCGCTGCTGCTATCACGGGTGGAAGTTCGACGTTCGGGGGCGCTGCCTTAACCAACCGGCTGAAGTCGATGGTGGACGCCATCGCGCCAAGGTCTGTCAGCCATGGTATCCCGTCGAGGAGCGCTATGGCCTCGCCTATGCTTATATGGGTCCGCCCGAGAAAAAACCTGTGTTGCCACGGTGGGAGCATCTGGAGAACCTGGCGGACGATGAGTACGTCGAGGTCCGTTGGAAGCCGGGTTATGGGCCGCTGAACGATCAACCGTACAACCCGCTCAACTTCAATTTCCTCCAGGCGTATGAGAACACGCTGGACGCGGCACATCTTCCATGGTTGCACTTTCACCACTCGGGCGATCAATTTACGGGTGCCCCGTTGATGCGCGTCGATGGCGATGACGCTGAGCTGCCGCCCTATGCGCACGTCAAGAATCTCGCCGGACAGATTGTTTCCGGGCGTTCCGTGTTGGGCGTCAAGCAGGGTGTTCCCATGCCGGTTCCGGGGCAGGGACTCTTCCTTGCTTCCAACGAGGCAATTGTCCCCAATATTGCGGTAGTGGCAACGCTGATCGATCTCCTCTACTTCGTGCCAGTTGACAACACACACTACTTCAATTTTTTGCTGTTCCGCTCAAAGAAGGGCCAAAAGCGCGGCGAGTTCGACCTGGTGCACATGGGCAAGACGTGGTGGGAGCTGACGGAAGAGGAGCGTCAGAGCATGCCAGGCGACTATGAAGCTCAGTCGAGCATCGGTACGCTCCCAGCGCACAACCGCGAGCATCTGGCTCAGAGCGATGTGCCACTTGCTCTTCTGCGCCGGCGACTGGCAGAAGCGGTCAAGGACGTGCAGGAAGGACGTGACCCGCCCGGGGTGCAATTTGGCGCCGACGCGCCACCACTGCGGATTGGCGCTCACGGGATGATTCCCTACACGCCGGCTACTGAAGGGACTACGTTCTAA
- a CDS encoding GlcG/HbpS family heme-binding protein, translated as MDTLSLDVANRIVVEALASARRNGFRPMALVVLDEAGLIKLTSREDGATALRINIAHGKAAAAFGLGVSSRTLLERAKDNPVFFGAIGTASEGKFVPQTGAILITSRSGAVLGAIGASGGTGDEDEQICIEGVRAAALYIAEEP; from the coding sequence ATGGATACACTTTCCCTGGACGTTGCCAACCGGATCGTTGTCGAGGCGCTCGCTAGTGCACGGCGCAACGGCTTTCGGCCGATGGCGCTCGTCGTGCTCGACGAGGCGGGACTCATCAAGTTGACGAGTCGCGAGGACGGCGCTACTGCTTTGCGGATCAACATTGCGCATGGAAAAGCTGCTGCGGCCTTTGGGCTGGGCGTCTCGTCGCGAACATTGCTGGAGCGCGCAAAAGACAATCCAGTGTTCTTCGGCGCGATCGGCACAGCGAGCGAAGGAAAGTTCGTGCCGCAGACGGGGGCGATTCTGATCACGTCCAGAAGCGGGGCTGTGCTCGGTGCAATTGGTGCGAGTGGAGGCACCGGTGACGAAGACGAGCAGATCTGCATCGAGGGCGTTCGCGCCGCGGCGCTTTACATTGCTGAGGAGCCTTGA
- a CDS encoding fumarylacetoacetate hydrolase family protein translates to MKLICYEDGDALAIGYVDGAEVVRLADRDTFWRTPWASFSAGGGERLPREGLRLRSPLRSDAKVVCIGLNYRSHAIETGSPIPERPVVFSRWAETVICDGDESPTMDTAYDWEAELGVVIGDTLLGATPEAARRAILGYCTFNDLSARTLQLETSQWTLGKNTDRSGPMGPIVTADEAGDPADGWRVTTDVNGERVQDGITSDLIFDVPTLLAYVSRSMTLSAGDLMITGTPSGVGIGMKPPRYLKPGDVVRVEVEGLGAVITPIVERPQAR, encoded by the coding sequence ATGAAGCTCATCTGTTATGAGGACGGCGATGCTCTCGCGATCGGCTACGTTGATGGGGCCGAGGTGGTGCGCCTTGCCGACAGGGACACGTTCTGGCGCACTCCGTGGGCGAGTTTTTCTGCTGGCGGCGGAGAGCGACTGCCTCGCGAGGGGCTTCGCTTGCGCTCCCCGCTGCGTTCGGACGCGAAGGTGGTTTGCATCGGCCTGAATTACCGTAGCCACGCAATCGAGACTGGCAGCCCGATTCCGGAGCGGCCGGTCGTATTCTCACGCTGGGCCGAGACTGTCATATGCGACGGCGATGAATCGCCGACGATGGACACGGCGTACGACTGGGAAGCCGAACTCGGGGTGGTGATCGGGGATACGCTGTTGGGTGCCACACCGGAAGCCGCGCGTCGAGCCATTCTTGGCTACTGCACGTTCAACGACCTCAGTGCCAGGACGCTGCAACTGGAAACATCCCAATGGACGCTGGGCAAGAACACCGATCGCAGCGGCCCCATGGGGCCGATAGTCACGGCCGACGAAGCGGGCGATCCGGCGGATGGCTGGCGCGTCACAACCGATGTCAATGGTGAGCGGGTTCAGGATGGCATCACCTCGGACCTGATCTTTGACGTGCCTACGTTGCTGGCGTATGTCTCGCGTTCGATGACGCTGAGCGCCGGTGATCTGATGATCACCGGCACGCCTTCGGGTGTGGGCATCGGCATGAAGCCGCCGCGCTATCTCAAACCAGGGGACGTGGTGCGCGTGGAAGTAGAAGGTCTGGGCGCCGTGATCACGCCGATTGTGGAACGGCCGCAGGCAAGGTGA